A genomic window from Silene latifolia isolate original U9 population chromosome Y, ASM4854445v1, whole genome shotgun sequence includes:
- the LOC141631124 gene encoding uncharacterized protein LOC141631124, with amino-acid sequence MFGVPKSKGEHKRPQGKVQSLDVPEWKWESISMDIIVGFPRTQMGNNMIRVIVDRLTKSAHFISMKDTWSKAELAKAYVKFVVNLHGVPKDIVSDRDLRKCRSPVCWDDKTDAMMLWPEMIQEMVEHVQVIRQKMRSAQDRQKSYADLKRSDIEFAVGKNLRKYVSDPAHILEPEHMEIDEQMSYVEVPKEILDRKVRKTKNGETLLVMVLWTHHNVQEATLEAEASTQEKYPDLFVD; translated from the exons ATGTTTGGTGTGCCAAAGAGTAAAGGAGAGCATAAGAGGCCGCAGGGTAAAGTTCAATCTTTGGATGTGCCGGAATGGAAGTGGGAGAGCATCTCCATGGATATTATAGTTGGGTTTCCAAGGACTCAGATGGGGAATAATATGATCAGGGTGATTGTGGATAGACTGACTAAGTCTGCTCATTTCATCTCGATGAAAGATACCTGGAGTAAGGCTGAGTTAGCTAAAGCATATGTCAAGTTCGTGGTGAATCTTCATGGagtgcctaaagatatagtttctgATCGTGATTTAAG GAAGTGTCGAAGTCCGGTCTGCTGGGATGACAAGACTGACGCCATGATGCTTTGGCCAGAGATGATTCAGGAGATGGTGGAACATGTGCAAGtaattcgccaaaagatgagatCTGCACAAGAcagacagaagagttatgcagatttaaaGAGAAGTGACATCGAATTTGCAGTTGGAAAAAAT TtaaggaagtatgtgagtgatccggcTCATATTTTGGAGCCAGAGCATATGGAGATCGATGAGCAGATGAGCTATGTGGAAGTGCCTAAGGAAATATTGGATAGGAAGGTAAGGAAGACTAAAAATGGTGAAACATTGTTGGTAATGGTTTTATGGACTCATCATAATGTGCAAGAAGCAACTTTGGAAGCTGAAGCTAGTACACAGGAAAAATACCCGGATTTATTTGTTGATTAG